One window of Cupriavidus oxalaticus genomic DNA carries:
- the alaC gene encoding alanine transaminase, which translates to MTAASSGKRRFARIDRLPPYVFNITAELKMAARRRGEDIIDMSMGNPDGATPAHIVAKLTEAAQRPDTHGYSTSKGIPRLRRAISHWYRERYDVEIDPDTEAIVTIGSKEGLAHLMLATLDRGDTVLVPDPSYPIHIYGAVIAGADIRSVPLVPGIDFFAELERAIRGSYPKPKMIVLGFPSNPTAQCVELDFFERVIALARKHDIFVVHDLAYADIVFDGYQAPSIMQVPGAKDIAVEFFTLSKSYNMAGWRIGFMVGNPDLVAALTRIKSYHDYGTFTPVQIAAIAALEGDQQCVKEIAAQYQSRRDVLAKGLIEAGWPVEIPKASMYIWARIPEPYRALGSLEFAKQLLAKAKVSVSPGIGFGDYGDEYVRFALIENESRIRQAVRGIKAMFRADGLIKA; encoded by the coding sequence ATGACTGCCGCTTCCTCCGGCAAGCGCCGCTTCGCGCGCATCGATCGCCTTCCCCCGTACGTTTTCAACATCACCGCCGAGCTGAAGATGGCCGCCCGCCGCCGTGGCGAGGACATCATCGACATGAGCATGGGCAACCCGGATGGCGCCACGCCGGCGCATATCGTGGCCAAGCTCACCGAGGCGGCGCAGCGGCCCGACACGCACGGCTATTCCACGTCCAAGGGCATCCCGCGGCTGCGGCGTGCGATCTCGCACTGGTACCGCGAGCGCTATGACGTCGAGATCGACCCGGATACCGAGGCCATCGTCACCATCGGCTCCAAGGAAGGGCTGGCGCACCTGATGCTGGCCACGCTGGATCGTGGCGACACGGTGCTGGTGCCCGATCCCAGCTACCCGATCCATATCTACGGCGCGGTGATTGCAGGGGCGGATATCCGTTCGGTGCCGCTGGTGCCGGGCATCGATTTCTTTGCCGAGCTGGAACGCGCGATCCGGGGCAGCTATCCCAAGCCCAAGATGATCGTGCTGGGCTTCCCGTCGAACCCGACCGCGCAATGCGTCGAGCTCGATTTCTTCGAGCGTGTGATCGCGCTGGCGCGCAAGCACGATATCTTCGTCGTGCATGACCTGGCGTATGCGGACATCGTCTTCGACGGCTACCAGGCGCCTTCGATCATGCAGGTGCCGGGCGCCAAGGACATCGCGGTGGAGTTCTTCACGCTGTCCAAGAGCTACAACATGGCGGGCTGGCGCATCGGCTTCATGGTCGGCAACCCGGACCTGGTGGCGGCGCTGACGCGCATCAAGAGCTATCACGACTACGGCACCTTCACGCCGGTGCAGATCGCGGCCATCGCCGCGCTGGAAGGCGACCAGCAATGCGTGAAGGAGATTGCCGCGCAATACCAGTCGCGCCGCGACGTGCTGGCGAAGGGGCTGATCGAGGCAGGCTGGCCGGTGGAGATCCCGAAGGCCTCGATGTATATCTGGGCGCGCATTCCCGAGCCATACCGCGCGCTGGGCTCGCTGGAGTTCGCCAAGCAGTTGCTGGCGAAGGCCAAGGTGTCGGTGTCACCGGGCATCGGCTTTGGCGACTACGGCGACGAGTACGTGCGTTTCGCGCTGATCGAAAACGAATCGCGCATCCGGCAAGCCGTGCGAGGCATCAAGGCGATGTTCCGCGCGGATGGGCTGATCAAGGCCTGA
- a CDS encoding enoyl-CoA hydratase/isomerase family protein, whose protein sequence is MRLTESANSPHHAGTQDAAEPEALFDVVNGVGIATLNRPRQLNALSYPMIVALGAQLETWAQDDAIRAVVLRGAGPKAFCAGGDIRALYDSYRDGTPLHRRFFIDEYTLDYRLHRYPKPLVALMDGVVMGGGMGLAQAAHLRIVTERSRVAMPETGIGLVPDVGASHFLSKLPVQLALYLGLTGVTIGAADALLCGLADAAVDSGTLATLEQTLAGITWGRDVLADLRHALVREPVTSAADSPLLQVLPALLRHFPAHATLPEILAGLACQDDPLYTAWATRTIDVLRTRSPLSACATRELLLRGRRMDLADCFRMELAVVVNTFSQGDFIEGVRALIVDKDNAPRWRTTSYEAVAPDDAQALFRPWWAPGEQPLPLALPA, encoded by the coding sequence ATGCGCCTGACCGAATCGGCCAACTCGCCGCACCATGCCGGCACGCAGGATGCCGCCGAGCCTGAGGCCCTGTTCGACGTCGTCAACGGCGTCGGCATTGCCACGCTGAACCGGCCGCGCCAGCTCAATGCGCTGTCGTACCCGATGATCGTCGCGCTGGGCGCGCAGCTCGAAACCTGGGCGCAGGACGACGCCATCCGCGCCGTCGTGCTGCGCGGCGCGGGTCCCAAGGCCTTCTGTGCCGGCGGCGATATCCGCGCCCTGTACGACAGCTACCGCGACGGCACACCGCTGCACCGGCGCTTCTTTATCGACGAATACACGCTGGACTACCGCCTGCACCGCTATCCCAAGCCGCTGGTGGCGCTGATGGACGGCGTCGTCATGGGCGGCGGCATGGGGCTGGCGCAGGCCGCGCACCTGCGCATCGTCACCGAGCGCTCGCGCGTGGCCATGCCGGAGACCGGCATCGGGCTGGTGCCGGATGTCGGTGCCAGCCATTTCCTGTCGAAGCTGCCGGTGCAGCTGGCGCTGTATCTCGGCCTGACCGGCGTCACCATCGGCGCCGCCGATGCGCTGCTGTGTGGCCTGGCCGATGCCGCCGTCGACAGCGGCACGCTGGCCACGCTGGAGCAGACACTGGCCGGCATTACGTGGGGCCGCGACGTGCTCGCCGACCTGCGCCATGCGCTGGTGCGCGAACCCGTGACGAGCGCCGCCGACTCACCGCTGCTGCAGGTGCTGCCCGCGCTGCTGCGCCACTTCCCCGCGCATGCCACATTGCCGGAAATCCTGGCCGGCCTGGCGTGCCAGGACGATCCGCTCTACACCGCCTGGGCCACGCGCACCATCGACGTGCTGCGTACGCGCTCGCCGCTGTCGGCGTGTGCCACACGTGAACTGCTGCTGCGCGGCCGGCGCATGGACCTCGCCGACTGCTTCCGCATGGAGCTGGCAGTGGTGGTCAACACCTTCTCGCAAGGGGATTTCATCGAAGGCGTGCGCGCGCTGATCGTCGACAAGGACAACGCGCCGCGCTGGCGCACCACCAGCTATGAGGCGGTGGCGCCGGATGACGCGCAGGCACTGTTCCGGCCATGGTGGGCGCCTGGCGAGCAACCGTTGCCGCTGGCCCTTCCGGCCTGA
- a CDS encoding enoyl-CoA hydratase has product MIEFALDGHVATLTLSRPPANAFTADGLQQLRDLVAKIDANPEIRAVVVTGAGEKFFSAGADLNGFADGDRAHARAMAQQFGSAFEALQNARPVVIAAINGYAMGGGLECALACDIRIAEEHAQMALPEAAVGLLPCGCGTQTLPWLVGEGWAKRMILTNERVDAATALRIGLVEQVVPRGQALATALEMAQRACKVSPRAAAYSKQLVHLARQGVPRQAALALERERFVDLFDGADQREGVNAFLEKRAPQWRNA; this is encoded by the coding sequence ATGATCGAATTCGCCCTCGATGGCCACGTCGCCACGCTGACGCTGAGCCGCCCGCCAGCCAACGCGTTTACCGCCGACGGCCTGCAGCAACTGCGCGATCTGGTGGCAAAGATCGATGCCAATCCCGAGATCCGCGCCGTTGTCGTGACCGGAGCCGGAGAGAAGTTCTTCAGCGCGGGCGCCGACCTGAACGGCTTCGCCGACGGCGACCGCGCCCATGCGCGCGCGATGGCGCAGCAATTCGGCAGCGCCTTCGAAGCGCTGCAGAACGCGCGCCCCGTGGTCATCGCCGCCATCAACGGCTACGCCATGGGTGGCGGCCTGGAATGCGCGCTCGCCTGCGATATCCGCATCGCCGAGGAACACGCGCAGATGGCGCTGCCCGAAGCCGCCGTGGGCCTGCTGCCGTGCGGCTGCGGCACGCAGACGCTGCCGTGGCTGGTTGGCGAAGGCTGGGCCAAGCGCATGATCCTGACCAATGAACGCGTCGACGCGGCCACCGCGCTGCGCATCGGACTGGTCGAGCAAGTGGTGCCGCGCGGACAGGCGCTGGCCACTGCGCTGGAGATGGCGCAACGCGCCTGCAAGGTCAGCCCGCGCGCCGCGGCGTACAGCAAGCAGCTGGTGCACCTGGCACGCCAGGGCGTGCCGCGCCAGGCAGCGCTGGCCTTGGAGCGCGAGCGCTTTGTCGACCTGTTCGACGGCGCCGACCAGCGCGAAGGCGTCAACGCCTTCCTCGAGAAACGCGCGCCGCAATGGCGCAACGCCTAG
- the mmsB gene encoding 3-hydroxyisobutyrate dehydrogenase — protein MHIAFIGLGNMGAPMARNLLKAGHTLTVFDLNAATVAALCAESAASADTARKAVAEADFVITMLPAAAHVRSAYLGEDGVLAGVRPGVPLVDSSTIDPATVRELAAAAQAQGNALADAPVSGGTVGAQAGTLTFMVGATEALFAQVRPVLAGMGRNLVHCGGTGTGQVAKICNNLILGISMIGVSEAMALGVKLGIDANVLAGIVNTSTGRCWASDTCNPWPGVIDTAPAGRGYSGGFGADLMLKDLGLAADAARSVKQPLFLGALAQQVYQAMSHAGEGQLDFSGVIRQYLSATDKERQP, from the coding sequence ATGCATATCGCCTTCATCGGCCTGGGCAACATGGGCGCGCCCATGGCGCGCAACCTGCTCAAGGCCGGCCATACCCTGACCGTATTCGACCTCAATGCCGCCACCGTCGCCGCGCTGTGCGCCGAAAGCGCCGCCAGCGCGGATACCGCGCGCAAGGCCGTGGCGGAAGCCGACTTCGTCATCACCATGCTGCCCGCCGCCGCACACGTGCGCAGCGCCTACCTTGGTGAAGACGGCGTGCTCGCCGGCGTGCGCCCCGGCGTGCCGCTGGTCGATTCCAGCACCATCGATCCGGCCACCGTGCGCGAGCTCGCCGCCGCCGCGCAGGCCCAGGGCAATGCACTGGCCGACGCTCCCGTTTCCGGCGGCACCGTCGGCGCGCAGGCCGGCACGCTGACCTTCATGGTCGGCGCCACCGAAGCGCTGTTCGCGCAGGTGCGCCCGGTGCTCGCCGGCATGGGCCGCAACCTGGTCCATTGCGGCGGCACCGGCACCGGGCAGGTCGCCAAGATCTGCAACAACCTGATCCTCGGCATCTCGATGATCGGCGTGTCCGAGGCGATGGCGCTGGGCGTGAAGCTGGGCATCGACGCCAACGTGCTGGCCGGCATCGTCAATACCTCGACCGGCCGCTGCTGGGCGTCCGATACCTGCAACCCGTGGCCCGGCGTGATCGATACCGCTCCGGCCGGCCGTGGCTACAGCGGCGGCTTCGGCGCCGACCTGATGCTCAAGGACCTGGGCCTCGCCGCCGATGCCGCGCGCAGCGTGAAGCAGCCGCTGTTCCTGGGCGCGCTGGCGCAGCAGGTCTACCAGGCCATGAGCCACGCCGGCGAAGGCCAGCTCGATTTCTCCGGCGTGATCCGCCAGTACCTGTCCGCCACCGACAAGGAGCGCCAGCCATGA
- a CDS encoding CoA-acylating methylmalonate-semialdehyde dehydrogenase, with amino-acid sequence MSAVPKTDNAVPTVPLLINGEWVESSATEFRQVVNPATQEVLARVPLATASEVAAAVGAAHRAFATWRHTPIGARLRIMLRYQALIREHSKRIAAILTAEQGKTLADAEGDIFRGLEVVEHACSIGTLQQGGFAENVASTVDTYTLQQPIGVCAGITPFNFPAMIPLWMFPMAIVCGNTFVLKPSEQDPLSTMELVKLALEAGVPAGVLNVVHGAKDVVDALCTHPDIKALSFVGSTAVGTHVYNLAGAHGKRVQSMMGAKNHAVVLPDAHKEQTLNALAGAGFGAAGQRCMATSVVVLVGAARDWVPELVERAKTLKIGAGVEPGTDVGPVVSVAAKERILGLIAAGEREGAKLVLDGRNVQVPGYPQGNFIGPTIFTEVGTDMTIYTEEIFGPVLVVIGVETLDDAIALVNRNPFGNGTGVFTQSGAAARKFQSEIDVGQVGINIPIPVPVPYFSFTGSRGSKLGDLGPYGKQVVQFYTQTKTVTARWFDDATVNDGVNTTISLK; translated from the coding sequence ATGAGCGCAGTGCCCAAGACCGACAATGCCGTGCCGACCGTACCGCTGCTGATCAACGGCGAATGGGTGGAATCGTCCGCCACCGAATTCCGCCAGGTGGTCAACCCCGCCACCCAGGAAGTACTGGCGCGCGTGCCGCTGGCCACGGCCAGCGAAGTCGCCGCCGCCGTCGGCGCCGCGCACCGCGCCTTTGCCACGTGGCGCCACACGCCCATCGGCGCGCGGCTGCGCATCATGCTGCGCTACCAGGCGCTGATCCGCGAGCACAGCAAGCGCATCGCCGCCATCCTGACCGCCGAACAGGGCAAGACCCTGGCCGATGCCGAGGGCGACATCTTCCGCGGCCTGGAAGTGGTCGAGCACGCCTGCTCGATCGGCACGCTGCAGCAAGGCGGCTTTGCCGAGAACGTCGCCTCCACCGTCGACACCTACACGCTGCAGCAGCCGATCGGCGTCTGCGCCGGCATCACGCCGTTCAACTTCCCGGCGATGATCCCGCTGTGGATGTTCCCAATGGCGATCGTCTGCGGCAACACCTTCGTGCTCAAGCCGTCGGAACAGGACCCGCTGTCGACCATGGAACTGGTCAAGCTGGCGCTGGAAGCCGGCGTGCCGGCGGGCGTGCTGAACGTGGTGCATGGTGCCAAGGATGTGGTCGATGCCCTGTGCACGCATCCGGACATCAAGGCGCTGTCGTTCGTCGGCTCGACCGCGGTCGGCACGCACGTCTACAACCTGGCCGGCGCGCATGGCAAGCGCGTGCAGTCGATGATGGGCGCGAAGAACCACGCCGTGGTGCTGCCCGACGCGCACAAGGAACAGACGCTGAATGCGCTGGCGGGCGCGGGCTTTGGCGCGGCGGGCCAGCGTTGCATGGCCACCTCCGTGGTGGTGCTGGTAGGCGCGGCGCGCGACTGGGTGCCTGAGTTGGTCGAGCGCGCCAAGACCCTGAAGATCGGCGCCGGCGTGGAGCCCGGTACCGATGTCGGCCCGGTGGTCTCGGTGGCAGCGAAGGAGCGCATCCTCGGCCTGATCGCCGCCGGCGAGCGCGAAGGGGCGAAGCTGGTGCTCGACGGCCGCAACGTGCAGGTGCCGGGCTATCCGCAGGGCAACTTCATCGGGCCGACCATCTTCACCGAGGTCGGCACCGACATGACGATCTACACGGAAGAAATCTTCGGGCCGGTGCTGGTGGTGATCGGCGTCGAAACGCTGGACGACGCCATCGCGCTGGTTAACCGCAACCCGTTCGGCAACGGCACCGGCGTGTTCACCCAGAGCGGCGCCGCGGCACGCAAGTTCCAGAGCGAAATCGACGTCGGCCAGGTTGGCATCAATATCCCGATCCCGGTGCCGGTGCCTTATTTCAGCTTCACCGGCTCGCGCGGCTCCAAGCTGGGCGATCTGGGGCCGTATGGCAAGCAGGTGGTGCAGTTCTACACGCAGACCAAGACGGTGACGGCGCGGTGGTTTGACGATGCGACGGTGAATGACGGGGTGAATACGACGATCAGTTTGAAGTGA
- a CDS encoding acyl-CoA dehydrogenase family protein — MHSDYTEQQQMIRDSARAFASERLAAGAAQWDRDGRLPEEVVAEMGALGLLGMIVPEDWGGTYTDYVAYALAIEEIAAGCAACATLMSVHNSVGCGPILHYGTDAQKERYLARLASGELIGAFCLTEPQAGSEAHNLRTRARYTDNGWVLNGSKQFVTNGQRAGVAVVFASTEPERGKKGISAFLVPTDTPGFVVHAPEKKLGIRASDTCAITLEDCTVPHDALLGEPGEGLRIALSNLEGGRIGIAAQAIGIARSAFEAACRYASERIQFGRPLREHPPIANMLADMATELNAARLLVHRAARMRSEGVPCLSEASQAKLYASELAERVCSKALQIHGGYGYLEDYPVERHYRDARITQIYEGTSEIQRMLIARSL, encoded by the coding sequence ATGCACAGCGACTACACCGAACAGCAACAGATGATCCGCGACAGCGCGCGCGCCTTTGCCAGCGAGCGCCTCGCCGCCGGCGCCGCCCAGTGGGACCGCGACGGCCGCCTGCCCGAAGAGGTCGTCGCCGAAATGGGCGCGCTGGGCCTGCTCGGCATGATCGTGCCGGAGGACTGGGGCGGCACCTACACCGACTATGTCGCGTACGCGCTCGCCATCGAAGAAATCGCCGCGGGCTGCGCCGCCTGCGCCACGCTGATGAGCGTGCACAACTCGGTCGGCTGCGGCCCGATCCTGCACTACGGCACCGATGCGCAGAAGGAACGCTACCTGGCGCGGCTGGCCAGCGGCGAACTGATCGGCGCCTTCTGCCTGACCGAGCCGCAGGCCGGCTCGGAAGCCCACAACCTGCGCACGCGCGCCCGCTATACCGACAATGGCTGGGTGCTCAACGGCAGCAAGCAGTTCGTCACCAACGGCCAGCGCGCCGGCGTTGCCGTAGTGTTTGCCTCGACCGAGCCGGAGCGCGGCAAGAAAGGCATCTCGGCCTTCCTGGTGCCCACCGACACGCCGGGCTTTGTCGTCCACGCGCCGGAGAAGAAGCTCGGCATCCGCGCCTCGGACACCTGCGCCATCACGCTGGAAGACTGCACCGTGCCGCACGACGCGTTGCTGGGCGAGCCTGGCGAGGGGCTGCGCATCGCGCTGTCCAACCTCGAAGGCGGCCGCATCGGCATCGCGGCGCAGGCGATCGGCATCGCGCGCTCGGCGTTCGAGGCTGCGTGCCGCTATGCGTCGGAGCGCATCCAGTTCGGCCGCCCGCTGCGCGAGCATCCGCCCATCGCCAACATGCTGGCCGACATGGCCACCGAGCTGAACGCCGCGCGCCTGCTGGTGCACCGTGCCGCGCGCATGCGCAGCGAGGGCGTGCCGTGCCTGTCCGAAGCCTCGCAAGCCAAGCTGTACGCATCCGAGCTGGCCGAGCGCGTCTGCTCCAAGGCGCTGCAGATCCACGGCGGCTATGGCTACCTGGAAGACTACCCGGTCGAGCGCCACTACCGCGACGCCCGCATCACCCAGATCTACGAAGGCACCAGCGAGATCCAGCGCATGCTGATCGCGCGCAGCCTGTAA
- a CDS encoding AraC family transcriptional regulator, with the protein MEKGSVALCFVHHAIAGLQARGIDPGPVLRSAGIAPELLAVPQARVSAASYSELWLGVAAALDDEFFGQDSRSMKCGSFAMLCHAVFGSRTLGQGLERITRYFRLLLDDIGVRLDRHGDEAALVLTAPNAALGRQPGVFAKETMLIMLHGLMSWLLRRRVPVRLAAFDYAEPPYSAEYRVMYSRQLAFDQPATALVFDAALLDQPVRQDERSLKAFLRDAPHNVVVKYSDRSSVGARVRRLLRNQRPELWPTFEALAVSLNLSASSLRRRLMDEGVSYQDLKDGLRRDLAIEALSHSGRPVADIAAELGFAEPGAFHRAFRRWTGSRPGAYRRVVEED; encoded by the coding sequence ATGGAAAAAGGCAGCGTCGCGCTTTGTTTTGTCCACCATGCCATCGCCGGGCTGCAGGCGCGCGGGATCGACCCGGGGCCGGTGCTGCGCAGCGCCGGCATCGCGCCCGAATTGCTGGCAGTGCCGCAGGCCAGGGTGTCGGCGGCCAGCTACAGCGAACTGTGGCTGGGGGTCGCCGCCGCTCTGGACGACGAATTCTTCGGCCAGGATTCGCGCAGCATGAAGTGCGGCAGCTTTGCCATGCTGTGCCACGCGGTCTTCGGCAGCCGCACGCTTGGGCAGGGGCTGGAGCGCATTACGCGGTATTTCCGGCTGCTGCTGGACGATATCGGCGTGCGCCTGGACCGGCACGGGGACGAGGCCGCGCTGGTGCTGACCGCGCCCAACGCGGCGCTGGGGCGGCAGCCCGGCGTGTTCGCCAAGGAAACCATGCTGATCATGCTGCATGGACTGATGAGCTGGCTGTTGCGCCGGCGCGTGCCGGTGCGGCTCGCGGCGTTCGACTACGCTGAGCCGCCTTACAGCGCCGAATACCGCGTGATGTACTCGCGCCAGCTTGCCTTTGACCAGCCGGCCACGGCGCTGGTGTTCGACGCCGCGCTGCTGGACCAGCCGGTGCGCCAGGACGAGCGCAGCCTGAAGGCGTTCCTGCGCGATGCGCCGCACAACGTGGTGGTGAAGTATTCCGACCGCAGCAGCGTCGGCGCGCGCGTGCGCAGGCTGCTGCGCAACCAGCGGCCCGAACTCTGGCCCACCTTCGAGGCGCTGGCGGTCAGCCTGAACCTGTCGGCTTCATCGCTGCGGCGCCGCCTGATGGACGAGGGCGTGAGCTACCAGGACCTGAAGGACGGGCTGCGGCGCGACCTTGCCATCGAGGCGCTCAGCCATTCGGGCCGCCCGGTGGCGGATATCGCGGCGGAACTGGGGTTTGCCGAGCCGGGCGCGTTCCACCGGGCATTCAGGCGCTGGACCGGCTCGCGGCCCGGCGCTTACCGCCGCGTGGTGGAAGAGGATTGA
- a CDS encoding GGDEF domain-containing protein, whose protein sequence is MSVPIALLTITTALSAMMLAIVWSLRRCGLPGVGEWCNANLTATGALVLFSLRGMIPDLLSVGVANAALAWSLALFYAGSVRFCGGVPPWRRLLAATAVTTAGVIVWRYAVDVFATRVVIVSVFHAVLCALIALTLLRRRPRGQSARFFITTACFALFFAAGHAVRGTLSALQWLGNPYLQESMFLNTVFLTLGALVMPAMTMGAVLMIHDAIVRRLEAVANTDTLTGVLSRKAFEEGAQRELARAAGGKPAPALLIVDIDHFKSVNDTYGHAAGDAVLQAFARLVAAQLRPGDLLGRLGGEEFMVLLPATGEAGTGAVAERIRACVQRHAVTTAAADGGTHTVRYTVSGGTAGWHPGLTLAQLSARADAALYRAKVGGRNRIAAHSGPAAATQAATETAQALDA, encoded by the coding sequence ATGTCCGTCCCGATCGCCCTGCTCACCATCACGACCGCGCTCAGCGCCATGATGCTGGCCATCGTGTGGTCGCTGCGCCGCTGTGGGCTGCCGGGTGTAGGCGAATGGTGCAATGCCAACCTGACCGCGACCGGGGCGCTGGTGCTGTTCTCGCTGCGCGGCATGATCCCGGATTTGTTGTCGGTTGGCGTTGCCAACGCCGCGCTGGCGTGGTCGCTGGCCCTGTTCTACGCCGGCAGCGTGCGCTTCTGCGGCGGCGTGCCGCCGTGGCGGCGGTTGCTGGCGGCGACGGCGGTGACGACTGCAGGCGTGATCGTCTGGCGCTATGCCGTCGACGTCTTCGCCACGCGCGTCGTCATTGTCTCGGTCTTCCATGCGGTGCTGTGCGCGCTGATCGCGCTGACCTTGCTGCGCCGCCGCCCGCGCGGACAATCGGCACGGTTCTTCATCACGACCGCCTGCTTCGCGCTGTTTTTCGCCGCCGGCCATGCGGTGCGCGGCACGCTGTCGGCGCTGCAGTGGCTGGGCAATCCCTACCTGCAGGAATCCATGTTCCTCAACACGGTGTTCCTGACCCTGGGTGCGCTGGTGATGCCCGCGATGACCATGGGCGCGGTGCTGATGATCCATGACGCCATCGTGCGCCGGCTCGAAGCGGTCGCCAATACCGATACGCTGACCGGCGTGCTGTCGCGCAAGGCGTTCGAGGAAGGCGCACAGCGCGAGCTGGCGCGCGCCGCCGGCGGCAAGCCGGCGCCCGCACTGCTGATCGTCGACATCGACCATTTCAAGTCGGTCAACGACACCTACGGCCACGCGGCCGGCGATGCCGTGCTGCAGGCGTTCGCAAGGCTGGTGGCGGCGCAACTGCGGCCCGGCGACCTGCTGGGCCGTCTCGGCGGCGAAGAGTTCATGGTACTGCTGCCCGCCACCGGCGAGGCCGGCACAGGCGCGGTGGCCGAGCGCATCCGCGCCTGCGTGCAGCGCCATGCGGTCACGACGGCAGCGGCGGACGGCGGCACCCACACCGTGCGCTATACCGTCAGCGGCGGCACCGCCGGCTGGCATCCGGGCCTGACGCTGGCGCAGCTGAGCGCGCGTGCCGATGCGGCGCTGTATCGCGCCAAGGTGGGCGGGCGCAACCGCATCGCGGCGCACAGCGGGCCTGCCGCGGCTACGCAGGCGGCAACGGAGACCGCGCAGGCGCTCGATGCCTGA
- the fghA gene encoding S-formylglutathione hydrolase, producing MELISQHGCHGGVQRFYRHDSAAIGLPMRFSVFLPPQAQGGAKVPVLFYLAGLTCTEETFMIKAGAQRFAAEHGLMLVAPDTSPRGAGVPGEADAWDFGVGAGFYVDATEAPWSRHWRMESYVAEELFDLVTTALPGEASRVGIFGHSMGGHGALVLAQRHPGRFRSVSAFAPIAAPMRCPWGEKAFTGYLGIDRGAWTQYDATELMVRQQGAPFPAGILVDQGLDDQFLQTQLHPDAFEAACQAAGQPLTLRRHSGYDHGYYFITTFIADHIRHHAGQL from the coding sequence TTGGAACTGATCTCGCAACACGGCTGCCATGGCGGCGTGCAGCGCTTCTACCGCCATGATTCGGCGGCGATCGGGCTGCCGATGCGCTTCTCGGTGTTCCTGCCGCCGCAGGCGCAGGGCGGCGCCAAGGTACCGGTGCTGTTCTACCTGGCCGGCCTGACCTGCACAGAAGAAACCTTCATGATCAAGGCCGGCGCGCAGCGCTTTGCCGCCGAACACGGCCTGATGCTGGTCGCGCCCGACACCAGCCCGCGCGGCGCGGGCGTGCCGGGCGAGGCCGATGCGTGGGACTTCGGCGTGGGCGCGGGCTTCTACGTCGACGCCACCGAGGCGCCCTGGAGCCGGCACTGGCGCATGGAAAGCTATGTCGCCGAGGAACTGTTCGACCTGGTCACCACCGCGCTGCCGGGCGAGGCGTCGCGCGTGGGGATCTTCGGGCATTCGATGGGCGGCCACGGCGCGCTGGTGCTGGCGCAGCGCCACCCCGGGCGCTTCCGCTCGGTGTCGGCATTCGCGCCGATCGCCGCGCCGATGCGCTGCCCGTGGGGCGAGAAGGCCTTCACCGGCTATCTCGGCATCGACCGTGGGGCATGGACGCAGTACGACGCCACCGAGCTGATGGTGCGCCAGCAAGGCGCGCCGTTCCCGGCCGGCATCCTGGTCGACCAGGGCCTGGACGACCAGTTCCTGCAGACCCAGCTGCACCCCGACGCATTCGAGGCCGCCTGCCAGGCGGCGGGCCAGCCGCTGACGCTGCGCCGGCACAGCGGCTACGACCACGGCTATTACTTCATCACGACCTTCATCGCCGACCATATCCGGCACCACGCCGGGCAGCTCTAG